Proteins found in one Balaenoptera musculus isolate JJ_BM4_2016_0621 chromosome 4, mBalMus1.pri.v3, whole genome shotgun sequence genomic segment:
- the LOC118894158 gene encoding 10 kDa heat shock protein, mitochondrial-like — MARQAFRKFLPLFDRVLVERSATETVTKGGIMLPEKSQGKVLQATVVAVGSGSKGKGGEIQPVSVKVGDKVLLPEYGGTKVVLDDKDYFLFRDGDILGKYVD; from the coding sequence ATGGCAAGACAGGCATTTAGAAAGTTTCTTCCCCTCTTTGACCGAGTATTAGTTGAAAGAAGTGCAACCGAAACTGTAACCAAAGGAGGCATTATGCTTCcagaaaaatcacaaggaaaagtATTGCAAGCAACGGTAGTAGCTGTTGGATCAGGCTCTAAAGGAAAGGGTGGAGAGATTCAACCAGTTAGTGTGAAAGTTGGAGATAAAGTTCTTCTCCCAGAATATGGAGGCACCAAAGTAGTTCTAGATGACAAGGATTATTTCTTATTTAGAGATGGTGACATTCTTGGAAAATATGTCGACTAA